In Populus nigra chromosome 10, ddPopNigr1.1, whole genome shotgun sequence, the following proteins share a genomic window:
- the LOC133705937 gene encoding spermidine synthase 1-like, protein MAEESFVGDLPVKRPREDEENGAFAATEAMETQTNSSDYISSVIPGWFSEISPMWPGEAHSLKVEKILFQGKSDYQNVMVFQSSTYGKVLVLDGVIQLTERDECAYQEMITHLPLCSIVNPKKVLVIGGGDGGVLREVARHSSVEQIDICEIDKMVVDVSKKFFPDVAIGYEDPRVTLRVGDGVAFLKAVPEGTYDAIIVDSSDPIGPAQELFEKPFFESVAKALRPGGVVSTQAESIWLHMNIIEDIVANCRQIFKGSVNYAWTTVPTYPSGMIGFMLCSTEGPPVDFKHPVNPIDVDDSQRKSKPLKFYNSELHTAAFCLPSFAKKVIDSGAE, encoded by the exons atggctgaagagagttttgttGGTGATTTGCCAGTGAAGAGGCCAAGAGAAGATGAAGAGAACGGGGCCTTTGCTGCCACTGAAGCCATGGAGACACAGACCAACAGTAGCGATTATATTTCCTCTGTTATTCCTGGCTGGTTCTCTGAGATTAGCCCAATGTGGCCTG GAGAAGCACATTCCTTGAAAGTAGAGAAGATCTTATTTCAAGGGAAGTCTGACTATCAGAATGTCATGGTCTTTCAG TCATCAACATATGGAAAGGTTCTAGTTTTAGATGGGGTGATTCAGCTAACAGAGAGGGATGAATGTGCGTATCAAGAAATGATCACTCACCTTCCTCTTTGCTCAATTGTAAACCCAAAGAAG gTTTTGGTTATTGGTGGAGGAGATGGTGGGGTCCTACGGGAAGTGGCTCGGCACTCTTCTGTTGAGCAGATTGACATATGTGAAATAGATAAGATGGTTGTTGAT gtttctaaaaaattcttCCCTGACGTAGCCATCGGGTATGAGGATCCCCGAGTGACTCTCCGTGTCGGTGATG GAGTTGCATTCTTAAAGGCTGTTCCTGAAGGTACTTATGATGCAATCATAGTAGATTCTTCCGACCCAATAG GTCCTGCTCAAGAGCTTTTTGAGAAGCCCTTTTTTGAGTCAGTAGCAAAGGCTCTCCGTCCAGGAGGAGTTGTGAGCACACAGGCAGAAAGTATATGGCTTCACATGAACATCATTGAGGATATTGTGGCAAACTGCCGTCAGATCTTCAAAGGCTCTGTCAACTATGCTTGGACTACTGTTCCTACTTACCCAAG cGGGATGATTGGTTTCATGCTTTGCTCTACCGAGGGACCCCCTGTTGATTTCAAGCATCCAGTTAATCCTATAGATGTCGATGATagtcaaagaaaatcaaaaccttTGAAATTCTACAACTCAGAG TTGCATACAGCGGCTTTCTGTTTGCCTTCTTTTGCAAAGAAAGTGATTGATTCAGGGGCTGAATGA